The following proteins come from a genomic window of Rhodoligotrophos sp. CJ14:
- a CDS encoding NADH-quinone oxidoreductase subunit M: MEIPHILSVVTFLPLVGALFILVIRGDDEQAYRSARYVALWTTIITFIVSLLIWANFDPSTPNFQFVEQANWLGGSITYHMGVDGISMLFVILTTFLMPACIIASWGITRRVKEYMIAFLVLETMMIGVFCALDLVLFYLFFEAGLIPMFLIIGIWGGPRRVYASFKFFLYTLLGSVLMLLAIIAMYWDAGTTNIVTLLNHGFDPSLQTWLWLAFFASFAVKMPMWPVHTWLPDAHVEAPTAGSVILAAILLKMGGYGFLRFSIPMFPLASETFAPLVFALSVVAIIYTSLVALVQEDMKKLIAYSSVAHMGFVTMGLFTLTVQGVQGGLFTMISHGLVSGALFLCVGVVYDRMHTRDIAAYGGLVDRMPIYAFTFMVFTMANVGLPGTSGFVGEFLTLSGAFQANTWVAFFACFGLILSAPYALWLYRRVVFGRLEKESLKSIKDMDWREVAVLVPLILLTILFGVYPSPILDVFAVSVDHLINNYHASLDAIKQAAVAAN, translated from the coding sequence ATGGAAATCCCGCACATTCTTTCGGTCGTCACCTTCCTGCCGCTGGTCGGCGCCCTGTTCATCCTGGTCATCCGCGGCGATGATGAGCAGGCCTATCGGTCGGCCCGGTACGTCGCTCTATGGACGACGATCATCACCTTCATCGTCTCGCTGCTGATCTGGGCCAATTTCGATCCGTCCACCCCTAACTTCCAGTTCGTCGAGCAGGCGAATTGGCTCGGCGGTTCGATCACCTACCACATGGGTGTCGACGGCATATCCATGCTGTTCGTCATCCTGACCACCTTCCTGATGCCGGCCTGCATCATCGCGAGCTGGGGCATCACCCGGCGCGTCAAGGAGTACATGATCGCCTTCCTGGTCCTCGAGACCATGATGATCGGTGTGTTCTGCGCGCTGGATCTGGTGCTGTTCTACCTGTTCTTCGAGGCAGGCCTCATCCCGATGTTCCTGATCATCGGCATCTGGGGTGGCCCGCGCCGGGTCTATGCGAGCTTCAAATTCTTCCTCTATACGCTGCTCGGCTCGGTGCTGATGCTTCTGGCGATCATCGCCATGTATTGGGACGCGGGCACCACCAATATCGTGACCCTCCTCAATCACGGCTTTGATCCCAGCCTGCAGACTTGGCTCTGGCTTGCCTTCTTTGCGTCCTTCGCCGTGAAGATGCCCATGTGGCCCGTGCACACCTGGCTGCCGGATGCCCATGTGGAGGCGCCAACCGCGGGCTCCGTGATCCTGGCGGCGATCCTCCTGAAGATGGGCGGCTACGGCTTCCTGCGCTTCTCGATCCCCATGTTCCCCCTGGCGAGTGAGACCTTCGCGCCTCTCGTCTTCGCGCTCTCCGTTGTGGCGATCATCTACACCTCGCTGGTCGCGCTGGTGCAGGAGGACATGAAGAAGCTGATCGCCTATTCCTCGGTGGCCCATATGGGTTTCGTGACCATGGGTCTCTTCACGCTCACCGTGCAGGGCGTGCAGGGCGGCCTGTTCACCATGATCAGCCACGGCTTGGTGTCTGGCGCGCTGTTCCTCTGTGTGGGTGTCGTTTATGACCGCATGCACACCCGCGATATTGCGGCCTATGGCGGCCTTGTCGACCGCATGCCGATCTATGCCTTCACCTTCATGGTCTTCACCATGGCCAATGTGGGGCTTCCCGGCACCAGCGGCTTCGTCGGTGAGTTCCTGACCCTGTCCGGCGCCTTCCAGGCCAATACCTGGGTTGCCTTCTTCGCCTGTTTCGGGCTGATCCTGTCGGCGCCTTATGCGCTCTGGCTGTACCGTCGCGTGGTCTTCGGCCGGCTGGAGAAGGAAAGCCTCAAATCTATCAAGGACATGGATTGGCGCGAGGTCGCGGTGCTGGTGCCGCTCATCCTCTTGACCATTCTCTTCGGCGTCTATCCGAGCCCGATCCTCGATGTGTTCGCGGTGTCAGTGGACCATCTCATCAACAATTACCACGCCTCGCTTGATGCCATAAAGCAGGCAGCGGTCGCCGCGAACTAA
- a CDS encoding biotin--[acetyl-CoA-carboxylase] ligase — MAGMPAMEAVADYMRPRLVVLDEIDSTNAEALRRGASGERGPVWLMAKRQTGGRGRYGRYWASEPGNLYTTLLMSAPAGNPHVANLSFVAALALYDALAEILDEAGRAKLRLKWPNDVLIAGAKTSGILLEAQPLPDQGLMSLALGFGVNISHRPEGALPYATTFIAEHGARVTPRELLDALMAHFAHWYGVWSEANTFQPIRAAWCSRAQGIGAPILVRFQNEAIEGIFEDLDEEGALILRLPDGGRRKVLAGDVFFR; from the coding sequence ATGGCGGGCATGCCCGCCATGGAGGCTGTGGCCGATTATATGCGGCCTCGGCTTGTCGTCCTCGACGAGATCGATTCAACCAATGCGGAGGCGCTGCGCCGTGGTGCTTCGGGTGAGCGCGGTCCGGTTTGGCTGATGGCCAAGCGCCAGACCGGCGGACGCGGGCGCTATGGGCGCTATTGGGCATCTGAGCCGGGCAATCTCTACACCACGCTTTTGATGTCGGCGCCGGCAGGCAATCCCCATGTCGCCAATCTGAGCTTCGTTGCCGCACTCGCGCTCTATGATGCTCTGGCTGAGATCCTGGATGAGGCTGGACGCGCAAAGCTTCGCCTGAAATGGCCTAATGATGTCCTCATTGCCGGCGCGAAGACCTCAGGGATATTGCTCGAGGCGCAGCCCTTGCCGGATCAGGGGCTCATGTCTCTTGCCCTGGGCTTCGGTGTGAACATATCTCATCGCCCTGAGGGAGCCTTGCCCTATGCGACGACCTTTATCGCGGAGCATGGAGCTCGGGTGACACCGCGGGAGCTGCTCGATGCGCTCATGGCCCATTTCGCTCATTGGTACGGGGTCTGGTCGGAAGCGAATACCTTCCAGCCGATTCGTGCGGCTTGGTGCAGTCGCGCCCAAGGTATCGGCGCCCCCATTTTGGTGCGTTTCCAGAATGAGGCCATCGAAGGCATCTTCGAGGATCTCGATGAGGAAGGAGCGCTGATCTTGCGTCTCCCCGACGGTGGGCGGCGTAAAGTTCTCGCAGGCGACGTTTTCTTCCGTTAG
- the nuoN gene encoding NADH-quinone oxidoreductase subunit NuoN produces the protein MANAIASADFLAVLPELILAVGSMALLMLGVFRKDDPVELVSSLAIVLLAVVGAVILLDSPEGRRVAFGGSIVTDAFGNFMKILAIFGSAAAILLSVQFVKGERMMRFEFPVVILLSTLGMMVLISANDLIAIYLGLEMMSLALYVLAAINRDSARSSEAGLKYFVLGALSSGMLLYGASLVYGFTGTVSFEGIAQAVAASAGASGHIAPTASSIGLLIGLCFVIAGFAFKTSLVPFHMWTPDVYQGAPTPVTAFFASAPKVAAAAVFIRTLIVPFAGIAADWQQILVFLSIASMALGSFGAIGQTSIKRLMAYSSIANMGYAMIGLAAGGPDGVRGLVIYMTIYLFMTLGAFAVIIAMRRGGDPVDNISDLSGLARQNKAMAFVMAAMMFSLAGIPPLAGFFAKFFVFAAAVKAGLVTLAIIGVVTSVVGAYYYLRIVKVMYFDEPADAFSPTAGGIKVIMALSTIFILGFVVFARPVLTAAQAAAASLF, from the coding sequence ATGGCGAATGCAATCGCATCTGCGGATTTCCTGGCTGTCCTGCCCGAGCTCATCCTGGCGGTGGGCAGCATGGCGCTGCTCATGCTGGGTGTGTTCCGCAAGGATGATCCGGTCGAGCTGGTCTCCTCGCTCGCCATCGTCTTGCTCGCGGTGGTCGGCGCGGTCATCCTGCTCGACAGCCCGGAAGGGCGCCGGGTCGCCTTCGGCGGCAGCATCGTCACCGATGCCTTCGGCAATTTCATGAAGATCCTGGCGATCTTCGGCTCTGCTGCCGCGATTTTGCTCTCCGTCCAGTTCGTCAAGGGCGAACGGATGATGCGCTTCGAATTCCCCGTGGTGATCCTGCTCTCCACCCTGGGCATGATGGTGCTCATCTCGGCCAATGATCTGATCGCGATCTATCTTGGCCTCGAGATGATGAGCCTGGCGCTTTATGTGCTTGCGGCGATCAACCGCGATTCGGCTCGCTCCTCCGAAGCAGGCCTGAAATATTTCGTCCTTGGTGCCTTGTCCTCGGGCATGCTGCTCTATGGCGCTTCCCTGGTCTATGGCTTCACCGGTACCGTCTCTTTCGAGGGGATCGCCCAGGCGGTCGCGGCTAGCGCAGGCGCGAGCGGCCATATCGCGCCGACCGCCAGCAGCATCGGGCTCTTGATCGGCCTCTGCTTCGTGATCGCCGGCTTCGCCTTCAAGACCTCGCTCGTGCCCTTCCATATGTGGACGCCCGACGTCTATCAGGGGGCACCGACACCGGTCACCGCCTTCTTTGCCTCCGCCCCGAAGGTTGCGGCCGCGGCGGTGTTCATCCGCACGCTCATCGTGCCCTTTGCTGGCATAGCGGCCGACTGGCAGCAGATCCTGGTCTTCCTGTCGATCGCATCCATGGCCTTGGGCTCCTTCGGTGCCATCGGACAGACCAGCATCAAGCGCCTGATGGCCTATTCCTCCATCGCCAATATGGGCTATGCGATGATCGGGCTGGCTGCTGGCGGACCGGACGGCGTGCGGGGTCTGGTCATCTACATGACCATCTATCTCTTCATGACCCTTGGCGCCTTCGCGGTCATCATCGCCATGCGCCGGGGCGGGGATCCGGTCGACAATATTTCGGATCTGTCGGGGCTTGCCCGTCAGAACAAGGCCATGGCCTTCGTCATGGCGGCGATGATGTTCTCGCTGGCCGGCATTCCACCGCTCGCCGGCTTCTTCGCCAAGTTCTTCGTCTTCGCCGCTGCCGTGAAGGCGGGTCTGGTGACCCTCGCCATCATTGGTGTGGTGACCAGCGTGGTGGGTGCCTATTATTACCTGCGCATCGTCAAGGTGATGTATTTCGACGAGCCTGCCGATGCGTTTTCCCCGACCGCCGGCGGCATCAAGGTGATCATGGCCTTGTCCACCATCTTCATCCTGGGCTTCGTGGTCTTTGCGAGGCCCGTGCTGACGGCGGCCCAGGCCGCTGCAGCCTCGCTCTTCTGA
- the nuoL gene encoding NADH-quinone oxidoreductase subunit L, translated as MYSLIVFLPLVGALIAGLGGRFIGARAAEVITSSLLVICAVLSWIAFSQVALGHTTDKVHVLSWVHSGTLVADWAFRIDTLTAVMLVVVTTVSSLVHIYSIGYMSHDPHPTRFFAYLSLFTFAMLMLVTSDNLLQLFFGWEGVGLASYLLIGFWYHKDSANAAAIKAFVVNRVGDFGFALGIFAAFVAFGSIEFDTIFASAPEQVGKTLHFLGWNIDTLTLISLLLFMGAMGKSAQFLLHTWLPDAMEGPTPVSALIHAATMVTAGVFLVARMSPLFEHAPAALWFVTFIGATTCFFAATIGLVQNDIKRVIAYSTCSQLGYMFAALGVGAYGVAIFHLFTHAFFKALLFLGSGSVIHGMSDEQDMRKMGGLFPHMKITWAMMLIGTLALTGFPLTAGYYSKDAIIESTYAAGSGIAIYAFILTVLAAALTSFYSWRLMFLTFHGRSRASKEVLHHVHESPNVMLIPLYILAVGALAAGFIFAPYFVGHHEGAFWGQALFRGPENHIIEEMHHVPFWVVISPAVMMVLGFLVALYFYIINPEVPKRLAERHQPLYQFLLNKWYFDEIYDFIFVRGALALGRLFWKRGDGAVIDGLGPDGISARVLDVTRGVVKLQSGYLYHYAFAMLIGIAALVTWLMYAGA; from the coding sequence ATGTATTCCTTGATCGTCTTCCTGCCTCTCGTCGGTGCGCTGATCGCGGGCCTCGGCGGCCGCTTCATCGGGGCGCGCGCCGCGGAGGTGATCACCTCATCCCTGCTCGTGATCTGCGCGGTCCTGTCCTGGATCGCCTTCAGTCAGGTGGCGCTCGGCCACACGACCGACAAGGTGCATGTGCTGAGCTGGGTCCATTCCGGCACCCTGGTCGCCGATTGGGCCTTCCGTATCGATACCCTGACCGCGGTCATGCTGGTCGTGGTGACGACCGTCTCCTCGCTCGTCCACATCTACTCGATCGGCTACATGTCGCATGATCCGCACCCGACGCGGTTCTTCGCCTATCTGTCGCTGTTCACCTTCGCCATGCTGATGTTGGTGACCTCCGACAATCTCCTCCAGCTGTTCTTCGGCTGGGAGGGGGTTGGTCTTGCGTCTTATCTGCTGATCGGCTTCTGGTACCACAAGGATTCAGCCAATGCGGCCGCCATCAAGGCCTTCGTGGTGAATCGCGTCGGCGATTTCGGCTTCGCATTGGGCATCTTCGCAGCCTTCGTCGCCTTCGGCTCGATCGAATTCGACACGATCTTCGCGAGCGCCCCGGAACAGGTCGGCAAGACGCTGCACTTCCTCGGCTGGAACATCGACACCCTCACGCTGATTTCGCTGCTTCTGTTCATGGGCGCCATGGGCAAGTCGGCGCAGTTCCTGCTGCACACCTGGCTTCCCGATGCCATGGAGGGCCCGACCCCGGTCTCGGCGCTCATCCATGCGGCGACCATGGTGACAGCGGGCGTGTTCCTGGTGGCGCGCATGTCACCCCTGTTCGAGCATGCGCCGGCGGCTCTGTGGTTTGTCACCTTCATCGGCGCCACCACCTGCTTCTTCGCCGCCACCATCGGCCTCGTGCAGAATGACATCAAGCGGGTGATCGCCTATTCGACCTGCTCGCAGCTGGGCTATATGTTCGCCGCGCTGGGTGTCGGCGCCTATGGCGTTGCGATATTCCACCTGTTCACCCATGCCTTCTTCAAGGCGCTGCTGTTCCTGGGCTCGGGCTCGGTCATCCATGGCATGAGCGACGAGCAGGACATGCGCAAGATGGGTGGCCTCTTTCCGCATATGAAGATCACCTGGGCGATGATGCTGATCGGCACTCTCGCGCTCACCGGCTTCCCGCTCACCGCCGGCTATTACTCGAAGGACGCCATCATCGAGTCGACCTATGCAGCGGGTTCCGGGATCGCGATCTATGCCTTCATCCTGACGGTGCTGGCGGCGGCCCTGACCTCCTTCTATTCCTGGCGACTGATGTTCCTGACCTTCCATGGCCGCTCGCGCGCCTCGAAAGAGGTGCTGCACCACGTTCATGAAAGCCCCAATGTGATGCTGATCCCGCTCTATATCCTGGCGGTCGGCGCGCTTGCCGCGGGCTTCATTTTCGCGCCTTATTTCGTCGGCCATCACGAAGGGGCCTTCTGGGGCCAGGCGCTGTTCCGCGGTCCGGAGAACCACATCATCGAGGAGATGCACCACGTGCCCTTCTGGGTAGTGATCTCGCCGGCAGTGATGATGGTGCTGGGCTTCCTGGTTGCGCTTTACTTCTACATCATCAATCCGGAGGTGCCGAAGCGGCTCGCCGAGCGCCACCAGCCCCTCTACCAGTTCCTGCTCAACAAGTGGTACTTCGACGAGATCTACGATTTCATCTTCGTCCGCGGTGCCTTGGCGCTGGGCCGGCTGTTCTGGAAACGGGGCGATGGCGCGGTGATCGACGGTTTGGGCCCCGATGGCATCTCCGCACGCGTGCTTGATGTCACCCGCGGCGTCGTCAAGCTGCAGAGCGGCTATCTCTATCACTATGCCTTCGCCATGCTGATCGGCATTGCCGCGCTGGTGACCTGGCTGATGTATGCGGGAGCTTGA